From a region of the Phaseolus vulgaris cultivar G19833 chromosome 6, P. vulgaris v2.0, whole genome shotgun sequence genome:
- the LOC137832625 gene encoding helicase-like transcription factor CHR28 isoform X1, whose amino-acid sequence MMADEGFGYACFLGGDGNAAGDDKLSIDLETFMSVLDEDTDPSESSPEDFSLKNISPGESGIHGSFLLQNGNSVLECDHENQGPSPQTFSFPNALAGGYMDHEGDDFCITERTEVSNCEMPAYIGTRFPDPEVNSSNVAVCGDSLKLTMWKCENDSQIKHVGYGAESERASHGSIIENIDANFDDYATYMKDIVGPSGKQENDSCTSFVDADRSSHVATSTDSSICQGSNVPNDFSDYYPSFNIYQGMDDRPALANTSDCLFNGAYPHLWENEKMTRNMKVNKMELFTDTSGGMHSIINAGISFQDTQYTFPDSRYASCFPGNVLVKDSASVQHSTCASYISSEGQSLNFKTDGDGLIMPYQNSDVEFIVGEETKQLPGTFPAVGSENNDLFKCEDSVTFTMTEKAKYYQDAIGGADNYFPGSMRNLNLKPFDKSLYNVQTSIASRKLYNCVTSEGEGKLIEHRSIESQLSNGSIDRSNIEDESDVCIIEDISYPAPLSRSAELGNSLNTLQPSRCGYTTHSSTVGLMRPKALDEQYILRVALQDLSQPKSEVSPPDGLLAVPLLRHQRIALSWMVQKETSSLYCSGGILADDQGLGKTVSTIALILKERPPLLNKCNLAKNSELETLNLDADDDQLLEGGIVKNECNMVQDLSCRNPNKNMNLLMHLKGRPSAGTLVVCPTSVLRQWDEELHSKVTGKANLSVLVYHGSNRTKDPYELAKHDVVLTTYSIVSMEVPKQPLVDKDDEEKRTYDDPAVSSKKRKCLSTSKNNKKGLDTAILDSVARPLAKVAWFRVVLDEAQSIKNHRTQVARACWGLRAKRRWCLSGTPIQNAIDDLYSYFRFLRYDPYAVYTSFCSTIKIPISKSPSKGYRKLQAVLKTIMLRRTKGTLLDGEPIISLPPKSVELKKVEFSQEERDFYSRLEADSRAQFQEYADAGTVKQNYVNILLMLLRLRQACDHPLLVKRYNSNSLWKSSVEMAKKLTQEKRLSLLNCLEASLALCGICNDPPEDAVVSVCGHVFCNQCICEHLTGDDSQCPTTNCKIRLSMSSVFSKVTLNSSFSDQACNNLPGYSGCEVDESEFCSDSHPYNSSKIRAALEVLLSLSKPQCCSLQSNSVQSTPGKTTDGLGSSSCADRLKSSNEFPENQNVSERISNNSVGGEKAIVFSQWTRMLDLLEACLKNSSIQYRRLDGTMSVSARDKAVKDFNNLPEVSVMIMSLKAASLGLNMVAACHVLMLDLWWNPTTEDQAIDRAHRIGQTRPVTVLRLTVRDTVEDRILALQQKKRKMVASAFGEDGTGGRQSRLTVDDLKYLFMM is encoded by the exons ATGATGGCGGATGAGGGATTCGGTTACGCGTGCTTCTTGGGCGGTGACGGGAACGCCGCCGGTGATGATAAGTTATCCATCGATCTGGAAACCTTTATGAGCGTTCTCGACGAGGATACCGATCCTTCCGAG AGTAGTCCCGAggatttttcattaaaaaatatttctcctGGTGAATCTGGCATCCATGGTAGTTTTCTGCTTCAAAATG GGAATTCTGTTCTTGAATGTGATCATGAAAACCAGGGACCTTCACCACAGACTTTCTCTTTCCCAAATGCTCTTGCTGGTGGTTACATGGACCATGAAGGTGATGATTTTTGCATCACAGAAAGGACAGAAGTTTCCAATTGTGAGATGCCTGCTTACATAGGCACAAGGTTCCCTGATCCTGAGGTGAATTCAAGCAATGTAGCTGTTTGTGGAGATAGTTTGAAACTGACTATGTGGAAGTGTGAGAATGATAGCCAAATCAAGCATGTAGGGTATGGTGCAGAATCTGAAC GTGCTTCACATGGTTCTATCATTGAGAATATTGATGCAAACTTTGATGATTATGCAACCTATATGAAAGACATAGTTGGACCTTCTGGTAAACAAGAAAATGACTCATGTACATCGTTTGTGGATGCTGATAGATCATCTCATGTTGCAACTTCAACTGATTCCTCTATTTGTCAAGGTTCCAATGTTCCCAATGATTTTAGTGACTATTATCCTTCTTTTAATATTTACCAAGGTATGGATGATAGACCTGCTCTTGCCAACACCTCTGATTGTTTGTTTAATGGTGCTTATCCTCACCTGTGGGAAAATGAAAAAATGACGAGGAACATGAAGGTTAATAAAATGGAGTTATTTACTGATACAAGTGGTGGCATGCATTCCATCATCAATGCGGGAATATCTTTTCAAGACACTCAATATACCTTCCCAGATAGTAGATATGCATCATGTTTTCCTGGTAACGTTCTTGTTAAAGATAGTGCATCAGTGCAACACTCAACTTGTGCTTCATATATTTCAAGTGAAGGTCAGTCACTTAATTTCAAAACTGATGGAGATGGACTGATTATGCCCTACCAAAATTCTGATGTTGAGTTCATTGTAGGTGAAGAGACGAAGCAACTACCTGGTACTTTTCCTGCTGTTGGATCTGAGAACAAtgatttattcaagtgtgaggATAGTGTTACATTCACAATGACTGAGAAAGCCAAATATTATCAAGATGCTATTGGTGGAGCTGACAATTACTTTCCTGGAAGTAtgagaaatttaaatttaaaaccatTTGACAAATCTTTGTATAATGTCCAAACATCAATTGCCAGTAGGAAGTTGTATAATTGTGTTACAAGTGAAGGAGAGGGAAAGTTAATTGAACATAGAAGTATTGAGTCTCAACTTTCAAACGGAAGTATTGACAGATCCAATATTGAGGATGAATCCGATGTTTGTATTATTGAAGACATCAGTTACCCTGCACCTCTAAGTCGATCAGCAGAGCTTGGGAATTCTCTCAACACATTACAACCTTCTAGATGTGGTTATACTACTCATTCTTCTACGGTGGGACTTATGAGACCCAAGGCACTTGATGAGCAGTACATATTACGAGTTGCATTGCAG GACCTTTCCCAACCAAAATCAGAGGTTAGCCCACCAGATGGACTGTTGGCAGTTCCCCTTTTACGACATCAG AGAATTGCTTTATCATGGATGGTTCAAAAGGAAACTTCAAGTTTATACTGTTCTGGAGGAATTCTTGCAGATGATCAG GGTCTTGGCAAAACAGTGTCAACCATTGCTTTAATATTAAAGGAAAGACCTCCATTGCTGAATAAATGCAACCTTGCAAAGAATAGTGAATTAGAAACTTTGAATCTGGATGCAGATGATGATCAACTTCTTGAGGGTGGTATAGTGAAGAATGAGTGTAATATGGTTCAGGATTTGTCTTGTAGAAATCCAAACAAGAACATGAATTTGTTAATGCATTTAAAGGGAAGGCCATCTGCAGGAACCCTTGTTGTTTGTCCGACTAGTGTTCTACGGCAATGGGATGAAGAGTTGCACAGTAAGGTAACTGGAAAAGCAAATCTTTCTGTGCTAGTGTACCATGGTAGCAATCGAACAAAAGATCCTTATGAGCTTGCCAAGCATGATGTTGTTCTGACGACTTATTCAATTGTCAGCATGGAGGTTCCTAAGCAGCCTCTAGTTGACAAAGACGATGAAGAAAAAAGAACTTATGATGATCCTGCAGTATCAAGCAAGAAAAGGAAATGCCTTTCCACTTCTAAAAATAACAAGAAGGGATTGGACACTGCAATTCTTGACTCTGTTGCTCGACCTCTTGCAAAAGTGGCTTGGTTTAGAGTTGTCCTGGATGAGGCCCAGAGTATCAAGAACCACAGAACTCAAGTTGCGAGGGCTTGTTGGGGTCTTAGAGCGAAGCGTAGATGGTGCTTATCAGGGACTCCTATTCAGAATGCAATTGATGATCTCTATAGCTACTTCAGATTTTTAAGATATGATCCTTATGCTGTGTACACATCATTCTGTTCCACAATTAAGATCCCTATCAGCAAAAGTCCATCAAAAGGATATAGAAAGCTACAAGCTGTCTTAAAAACCATCATGTTACGTCGCACAAAAG GCACACTTCTTGATGGGGAGCCTATCATTTCCCTGCCACCTAAATCTGTAGAGTTGAAAAAAGTGGAGTTTTCACAGGAGGAACGTGATTTCTATTCTAGACTAGAGGCTGATTCCCGAGCACAGTTTCAG GAATATGCTGATGCTGGAACTGTGAAGCAAAATTATGTTAACATTTTATTGATGCTTTTGCGCCTTAGACAAGCATGCGATCATCCCCTCCTTGTCAAGCGTTACAATTCTAACTCTCTCTGGAAATCTTCAGTTGAGATGGCAAAGAAGCTTACTCAGGAAAAGCGATTATCTCTTCTAAATTGTTTGGAAGCTTCTTTGGCCCTCTGCGGTATCTGTAAT GATCCTCCTGAAGATGCTGTTGTGTCAGTTTGTGGTCATGTTTTTTGTAACCAGTGCATTTGTGAACATCTTACTGGTGATGACAGTCAGTGCCCCACTACAAACTGCAAAATTAGACTAAGCATGTCTTCAGTGTTCTCCAAAGTCACATTGAATAGTTCTTTTTCTGATCAGGCTTGTAATAATTTGCCTGGTTACTCTGGTTGTGAAGTGGATGAATCTGAGTTTTGTTCTGATAGTCATCCATATAATTCTTCAAAAATTAGGGCTGCACTTGAGGTGTTACTTTCTTTGTCTAAACCACAATGCTGTTCTCTCCAAAGCAATTCTGTGCAGAGCACTCCTGGCAAAACTACTGATGGCCTCGGGAGCTCATCTTGTGCTGACCGATTGAAATCCTCAAACGAATTCCCTGAGAATCAAAATGTGTCAGAGAGAATCTCTAATAATTCAGTTGGTGGTGAGAAAGCTATAGTGTTTTCTCAGTGGACCAGGATGCTTGATTTACTTGAAGCATGTCTTAAGAATTCTTCAATTCAGTATAGAAGACTTGATGGAACAATGTCTGTTTCTGCAAGGGATAAAGCTGTTAAAGATTTTAACAACCTCCCTGAG GTTTCAGTTATGATTATGTCTTTGAAGGCTGCTAGTCTTGGTCTGAATATGGTTGCTGCCTGCCATGTTCTTATGCTAGATCTTTGGTGGAATCCTACAACTGAAGATCAGGCTATAGACAGAGCGCATCGTATAGGACAGACCCGTCCTGTCACAGTCTTACGGTTAACTGTTAGAGATACAGTTGAAGACCGTATTTTAGCTCTGCAG CAAAAAAAGCGAAAAATGGTTGCGTCTGCCTTTGGAGAGGATGGAACTGGTGGTCGCCAAAGTCGCCTTACAGTGGATGATCTAAAATACTTGTTCATGATGTGA
- the LOC137832625 gene encoding helicase-like transcription factor CHR28 isoform X6: protein MVQDLSCRNPNKNMNLLMHLKGRPSAGTLVVCPTSVLRQWDEELHSKVTGKANLSVLVYHGSNRTKDPYELAKHDVVLTTYSIVSMEVPKQPLVDKDDEEKRTYDDPAVSSKKRKCLSTSKNNKKGLDTAILDSVARPLAKVAWFRVVLDEAQSIKNHRTQVARACWGLRAKRRWCLSGTPIQNAIDDLYSYFRFLRYDPYAVYTSFCSTIKIPISKSPSKGYRKLQAVLKTIMLRRTKGTLLDGEPIISLPPKSVELKKVEFSQEERDFYSRLEADSRAQFQEYADAGTVKQNYVNILLMLLRLRQACDHPLLVKRYNSNSLWKSSVEMAKKLTQEKRLSLLNCLEASLALCGICNDPPEDAVVSVCGHVFCNQCICEHLTGDDSQCPTTNCKIRLSMSSVFSKVTLNSSFSDQACNNLPGYSGCEVDESEFCSDSHPYNSSKIRAALEVLLSLSKPQCCSLQSNSVQSTPGKTTDGLGSSSCADRLKSSNEFPENQNVSERISNNSVGGEKAIVFSQWTRMLDLLEACLKNSSIQYRRLDGTMSVSARDKAVKDFNNLPEVSVMIMSLKAASLGLNMVAACHVLMLDLWWNPTTEDQAIDRAHRIGQTRPVTVLRLTVRDTVEDRILALQQKKRKMVASAFGEDGTGGRQSRLTVDDLKYLFMM, encoded by the exons ATGGTTCAGGATTTGTCTTGTAGAAATCCAAACAAGAACATGAATTTGTTAATGCATTTAAAGGGAAGGCCATCTGCAGGAACCCTTGTTGTTTGTCCGACTAGTGTTCTACGGCAATGGGATGAAGAGTTGCACAGTAAGGTAACTGGAAAAGCAAATCTTTCTGTGCTAGTGTACCATGGTAGCAATCGAACAAAAGATCCTTATGAGCTTGCCAAGCATGATGTTGTTCTGACGACTTATTCAATTGTCAGCATGGAGGTTCCTAAGCAGCCTCTAGTTGACAAAGACGATGAAGAAAAAAGAACTTATGATGATCCTGCAGTATCAAGCAAGAAAAGGAAATGCCTTTCCACTTCTAAAAATAACAAGAAGGGATTGGACACTGCAATTCTTGACTCTGTTGCTCGACCTCTTGCAAAAGTGGCTTGGTTTAGAGTTGTCCTGGATGAGGCCCAGAGTATCAAGAACCACAGAACTCAAGTTGCGAGGGCTTGTTGGGGTCTTAGAGCGAAGCGTAGATGGTGCTTATCAGGGACTCCTATTCAGAATGCAATTGATGATCTCTATAGCTACTTCAGATTTTTAAGATATGATCCTTATGCTGTGTACACATCATTCTGTTCCACAATTAAGATCCCTATCAGCAAAAGTCCATCAAAAGGATATAGAAAGCTACAAGCTGTCTTAAAAACCATCATGTTACGTCGCACAAAAG GCACACTTCTTGATGGGGAGCCTATCATTTCCCTGCCACCTAAATCTGTAGAGTTGAAAAAAGTGGAGTTTTCACAGGAGGAACGTGATTTCTATTCTAGACTAGAGGCTGATTCCCGAGCACAGTTTCAG GAATATGCTGATGCTGGAACTGTGAAGCAAAATTATGTTAACATTTTATTGATGCTTTTGCGCCTTAGACAAGCATGCGATCATCCCCTCCTTGTCAAGCGTTACAATTCTAACTCTCTCTGGAAATCTTCAGTTGAGATGGCAAAGAAGCTTACTCAGGAAAAGCGATTATCTCTTCTAAATTGTTTGGAAGCTTCTTTGGCCCTCTGCGGTATCTGTAAT GATCCTCCTGAAGATGCTGTTGTGTCAGTTTGTGGTCATGTTTTTTGTAACCAGTGCATTTGTGAACATCTTACTGGTGATGACAGTCAGTGCCCCACTACAAACTGCAAAATTAGACTAAGCATGTCTTCAGTGTTCTCCAAAGTCACATTGAATAGTTCTTTTTCTGATCAGGCTTGTAATAATTTGCCTGGTTACTCTGGTTGTGAAGTGGATGAATCTGAGTTTTGTTCTGATAGTCATCCATATAATTCTTCAAAAATTAGGGCTGCACTTGAGGTGTTACTTTCTTTGTCTAAACCACAATGCTGTTCTCTCCAAAGCAATTCTGTGCAGAGCACTCCTGGCAAAACTACTGATGGCCTCGGGAGCTCATCTTGTGCTGACCGATTGAAATCCTCAAACGAATTCCCTGAGAATCAAAATGTGTCAGAGAGAATCTCTAATAATTCAGTTGGTGGTGAGAAAGCTATAGTGTTTTCTCAGTGGACCAGGATGCTTGATTTACTTGAAGCATGTCTTAAGAATTCTTCAATTCAGTATAGAAGACTTGATGGAACAATGTCTGTTTCTGCAAGGGATAAAGCTGTTAAAGATTTTAACAACCTCCCTGAG GTTTCAGTTATGATTATGTCTTTGAAGGCTGCTAGTCTTGGTCTGAATATGGTTGCTGCCTGCCATGTTCTTATGCTAGATCTTTGGTGGAATCCTACAACTGAAGATCAGGCTATAGACAGAGCGCATCGTATAGGACAGACCCGTCCTGTCACAGTCTTACGGTTAACTGTTAGAGATACAGTTGAAGACCGTATTTTAGCTCTGCAG CAAAAAAAGCGAAAAATGGTTGCGTCTGCCTTTGGAGAGGATGGAACTGGTGGTCGCCAAAGTCGCCTTACAGTGGATGATCTAAAATACTTGTTCATGATGTGA
- the LOC137832625 gene encoding helicase-like transcription factor CHR28 isoform X3 has translation MMADEGFGYACFLGGDGNAAGDDKLSIDLETFMSVLDEDTDPSESSPEDFSLKNISPGESGIHGSFLLQNGNSVLECDHENQGPSPQTFSFPNALAGGYMDHEGDDFCITERTEVSNCEMPAYIGTRFPDPEVNSSNVAVCGDSLKLTMWKCENDSQIKHVGYGAESERASHGSIIENIDANFDDYATYMKDIVGPSGKQENDSCTSFVDADRSSHVATSTDSSICQGSNVPNDFSDYYPSFNIYQGMDDRPALANTSDCLFNGAYPHLWENEKMTRNMKVNKMELFTDTSGGMHSIINAGISFQDTQYTFPDSRYASCFPGNVLVKDSASVQHSTCASYISSEGEETKQLPGTFPAVGSENNDLFKCEDSVTFTMTEKAKYYQDAIGGADNYFPGSMRNLNLKPFDKSLYNVQTSIASRKLYNCVTSEGEGKLIEHRSIESQLSNGSIDRSNIEDESDVCIIEDISYPAPLSRSAELGNSLNTLQPSRCGYTTHSSTVGLMRPKALDEQYILRVALQDLSQPKSEVSPPDGLLAVPLLRHQRIALSWMVQKETSSLYCSGGILADDQGLGKTVSTIALILKERPPLLNKCNLAKNSELETLNLDADDDQLLEGGIVKNECNMVQDLSCRNPNKNMNLLMHLKGRPSAGTLVVCPTSVLRQWDEELHSKVTGKANLSVLVYHGSNRTKDPYELAKHDVVLTTYSIVSMEVPKQPLVDKDDEEKRTYDDPAVSSKKRKCLSTSKNNKKGLDTAILDSVARPLAKVAWFRVVLDEAQSIKNHRTQVARACWGLRAKRRWCLSGTPIQNAIDDLYSYFRFLRYDPYAVYTSFCSTIKIPISKSPSKGYRKLQAVLKTIMLRRTKGTLLDGEPIISLPPKSVELKKVEFSQEERDFYSRLEADSRAQFQEYADAGTVKQNYVNILLMLLRLRQACDHPLLVKRYNSNSLWKSSVEMAKKLTQEKRLSLLNCLEASLALCGICNDPPEDAVVSVCGHVFCNQCICEHLTGDDSQCPTTNCKIRLSMSSVFSKVTLNSSFSDQACNNLPGYSGCEVDESEFCSDSHPYNSSKIRAALEVLLSLSKPQCCSLQSNSVQSTPGKTTDGLGSSSCADRLKSSNEFPENQNVSERISNNSVGGEKAIVFSQWTRMLDLLEACLKNSSIQYRRLDGTMSVSARDKAVKDFNNLPEVSVMIMSLKAASLGLNMVAACHVLMLDLWWNPTTEDQAIDRAHRIGQTRPVTVLRLTVRDTVEDRILALQQKKRKYLFV, from the exons ATGATGGCGGATGAGGGATTCGGTTACGCGTGCTTCTTGGGCGGTGACGGGAACGCCGCCGGTGATGATAAGTTATCCATCGATCTGGAAACCTTTATGAGCGTTCTCGACGAGGATACCGATCCTTCCGAG AGTAGTCCCGAggatttttcattaaaaaatatttctcctGGTGAATCTGGCATCCATGGTAGTTTTCTGCTTCAAAATG GGAATTCTGTTCTTGAATGTGATCATGAAAACCAGGGACCTTCACCACAGACTTTCTCTTTCCCAAATGCTCTTGCTGGTGGTTACATGGACCATGAAGGTGATGATTTTTGCATCACAGAAAGGACAGAAGTTTCCAATTGTGAGATGCCTGCTTACATAGGCACAAGGTTCCCTGATCCTGAGGTGAATTCAAGCAATGTAGCTGTTTGTGGAGATAGTTTGAAACTGACTATGTGGAAGTGTGAGAATGATAGCCAAATCAAGCATGTAGGGTATGGTGCAGAATCTGAAC GTGCTTCACATGGTTCTATCATTGAGAATATTGATGCAAACTTTGATGATTATGCAACCTATATGAAAGACATAGTTGGACCTTCTGGTAAACAAGAAAATGACTCATGTACATCGTTTGTGGATGCTGATAGATCATCTCATGTTGCAACTTCAACTGATTCCTCTATTTGTCAAGGTTCCAATGTTCCCAATGATTTTAGTGACTATTATCCTTCTTTTAATATTTACCAAGGTATGGATGATAGACCTGCTCTTGCCAACACCTCTGATTGTTTGTTTAATGGTGCTTATCCTCACCTGTGGGAAAATGAAAAAATGACGAGGAACATGAAGGTTAATAAAATGGAGTTATTTACTGATACAAGTGGTGGCATGCATTCCATCATCAATGCGGGAATATCTTTTCAAGACACTCAATATACCTTCCCAGATAGTAGATATGCATCATGTTTTCCTGGTAACGTTCTTGTTAAAGATAGTGCATCAGTGCAACACTCAACTTGTGCTTCATATATTTCAAGTGAAG GTGAAGAGACGAAGCAACTACCTGGTACTTTTCCTGCTGTTGGATCTGAGAACAAtgatttattcaagtgtgaggATAGTGTTACATTCACAATGACTGAGAAAGCCAAATATTATCAAGATGCTATTGGTGGAGCTGACAATTACTTTCCTGGAAGTAtgagaaatttaaatttaaaaccatTTGACAAATCTTTGTATAATGTCCAAACATCAATTGCCAGTAGGAAGTTGTATAATTGTGTTACAAGTGAAGGAGAGGGAAAGTTAATTGAACATAGAAGTATTGAGTCTCAACTTTCAAACGGAAGTATTGACAGATCCAATATTGAGGATGAATCCGATGTTTGTATTATTGAAGACATCAGTTACCCTGCACCTCTAAGTCGATCAGCAGAGCTTGGGAATTCTCTCAACACATTACAACCTTCTAGATGTGGTTATACTACTCATTCTTCTACGGTGGGACTTATGAGACCCAAGGCACTTGATGAGCAGTACATATTACGAGTTGCATTGCAG GACCTTTCCCAACCAAAATCAGAGGTTAGCCCACCAGATGGACTGTTGGCAGTTCCCCTTTTACGACATCAG AGAATTGCTTTATCATGGATGGTTCAAAAGGAAACTTCAAGTTTATACTGTTCTGGAGGAATTCTTGCAGATGATCAG GGTCTTGGCAAAACAGTGTCAACCATTGCTTTAATATTAAAGGAAAGACCTCCATTGCTGAATAAATGCAACCTTGCAAAGAATAGTGAATTAGAAACTTTGAATCTGGATGCAGATGATGATCAACTTCTTGAGGGTGGTATAGTGAAGAATGAGTGTAATATGGTTCAGGATTTGTCTTGTAGAAATCCAAACAAGAACATGAATTTGTTAATGCATTTAAAGGGAAGGCCATCTGCAGGAACCCTTGTTGTTTGTCCGACTAGTGTTCTACGGCAATGGGATGAAGAGTTGCACAGTAAGGTAACTGGAAAAGCAAATCTTTCTGTGCTAGTGTACCATGGTAGCAATCGAACAAAAGATCCTTATGAGCTTGCCAAGCATGATGTTGTTCTGACGACTTATTCAATTGTCAGCATGGAGGTTCCTAAGCAGCCTCTAGTTGACAAAGACGATGAAGAAAAAAGAACTTATGATGATCCTGCAGTATCAAGCAAGAAAAGGAAATGCCTTTCCACTTCTAAAAATAACAAGAAGGGATTGGACACTGCAATTCTTGACTCTGTTGCTCGACCTCTTGCAAAAGTGGCTTGGTTTAGAGTTGTCCTGGATGAGGCCCAGAGTATCAAGAACCACAGAACTCAAGTTGCGAGGGCTTGTTGGGGTCTTAGAGCGAAGCGTAGATGGTGCTTATCAGGGACTCCTATTCAGAATGCAATTGATGATCTCTATAGCTACTTCAGATTTTTAAGATATGATCCTTATGCTGTGTACACATCATTCTGTTCCACAATTAAGATCCCTATCAGCAAAAGTCCATCAAAAGGATATAGAAAGCTACAAGCTGTCTTAAAAACCATCATGTTACGTCGCACAAAAG GCACACTTCTTGATGGGGAGCCTATCATTTCCCTGCCACCTAAATCTGTAGAGTTGAAAAAAGTGGAGTTTTCACAGGAGGAACGTGATTTCTATTCTAGACTAGAGGCTGATTCCCGAGCACAGTTTCAG GAATATGCTGATGCTGGAACTGTGAAGCAAAATTATGTTAACATTTTATTGATGCTTTTGCGCCTTAGACAAGCATGCGATCATCCCCTCCTTGTCAAGCGTTACAATTCTAACTCTCTCTGGAAATCTTCAGTTGAGATGGCAAAGAAGCTTACTCAGGAAAAGCGATTATCTCTTCTAAATTGTTTGGAAGCTTCTTTGGCCCTCTGCGGTATCTGTAAT GATCCTCCTGAAGATGCTGTTGTGTCAGTTTGTGGTCATGTTTTTTGTAACCAGTGCATTTGTGAACATCTTACTGGTGATGACAGTCAGTGCCCCACTACAAACTGCAAAATTAGACTAAGCATGTCTTCAGTGTTCTCCAAAGTCACATTGAATAGTTCTTTTTCTGATCAGGCTTGTAATAATTTGCCTGGTTACTCTGGTTGTGAAGTGGATGAATCTGAGTTTTGTTCTGATAGTCATCCATATAATTCTTCAAAAATTAGGGCTGCACTTGAGGTGTTACTTTCTTTGTCTAAACCACAATGCTGTTCTCTCCAAAGCAATTCTGTGCAGAGCACTCCTGGCAAAACTACTGATGGCCTCGGGAGCTCATCTTGTGCTGACCGATTGAAATCCTCAAACGAATTCCCTGAGAATCAAAATGTGTCAGAGAGAATCTCTAATAATTCAGTTGGTGGTGAGAAAGCTATAGTGTTTTCTCAGTGGACCAGGATGCTTGATTTACTTGAAGCATGTCTTAAGAATTCTTCAATTCAGTATAGAAGACTTGATGGAACAATGTCTGTTTCTGCAAGGGATAAAGCTGTTAAAGATTTTAACAACCTCCCTGAG GTTTCAGTTATGATTATGTCTTTGAAGGCTGCTAGTCTTGGTCTGAATATGGTTGCTGCCTGCCATGTTCTTATGCTAGATCTTTGGTGGAATCCTACAACTGAAGATCAGGCTATAGACAGAGCGCATCGTATAGGACAGACCCGTCCTGTCACAGTCTTACGGTTAACTGTTAGAGATACAGTTGAAGACCGTATTTTAGCTCTGCAG CAAAAAAAgcgaaaatatttatttgtctAG